One Deinococcus grandis DNA window includes the following coding sequences:
- a CDS encoding non-heme iron oxygenase ferredoxin subunit: MSDTPARTLVGPTASLPDGQQTAVDIGGISVVVVNFEGQYYALRNNCTHKDFPLLGGDVSMGRITCEKHGAKFELATGKAKTLPAVKPVKLYRTQVEDGQLYVSEL, translated from the coding sequence ATGAGCGACACGCCCGCCCGCACCCTCGTCGGCCCCACCGCCTCCCTGCCCGACGGCCAGCAGACCGCCGTGGACATCGGTGGGATCAGCGTGGTCGTCGTGAACTTCGAGGGGCAGTACTACGCCCTGCGCAACAACTGCACCCACAAGGACTTCCCCCTGCTGGGCGGGGACGTCAGCATGGGCCGCATCACATGCGAGAAACACGGCGCGAAATTCGAACTCGCGACCGGCAAGGCCAAGACGCTCCCCGCCGTGAAGCCCGTCAAGCTCTACCGGACGCAGGTCGAGGACGGCCAGCTGTACGTCTCCGAGCTGTAA
- a CDS encoding serine hydrolase domain-containing protein gives MPLSMVQVSPESLGLPSGAVLAWLNALAADGLEVHGFTLRRSGRVIAGGHWFPYGPERVQHVYSMSKAFAAAGVGLLVQEGRLRVTDRVVDLFPDALPPVVGGHLRAMRVEDLLTMRTGHAADVTDALVAAGDRDWAAAFLAQPVEFRPGTHFVYNSGASFLLSALVQRVTGGTLLEFLTPRLLEPLGVRGARWVSNARGVNLGGWGLHLRTGDVARFGQLLLNRGTWQGQTLLAPDWVDAMSRAHTPPGTNTGDELSDWAQGYGYGLWRCRHGAYRADGAFGQFCVMMPAQNMVLAVTAGVADMGRVLDHTWTHLLGNAQESPLPPSAATEVLWVRCAGLTLPVPEILTSPPLRDVQAHFTFDPNDEGWEAATLTVTGERGALVLEGQAPNTVRFTLNAWEEQTLDTWGTTVALTVRAGWQADGTLALTLLLIEDGARWEVRWPAPDAPLTVRLCAPHYGEGHTLSARASTLGA, from the coding sequence GTGCCTCTTTCTATGGTTCAGGTGTCGCCGGAGTCGCTGGGTCTGCCGTCCGGGGCGGTGCTGGCGTGGCTGAACGCCCTGGCGGCGGACGGGCTGGAGGTGCATGGCTTCACGCTGCGGCGCTCGGGTCGGGTGATCGCCGGGGGGCACTGGTTCCCGTACGGGCCGGAGCGGGTGCAGCACGTGTACTCGATGAGCAAGGCGTTCGCGGCGGCGGGGGTGGGCCTGCTCGTGCAGGAGGGTCGCCTGCGCGTGACCGACCGGGTGGTGGACCTCTTCCCGGACGCCTTGCCGCCGGTGGTAGGCGGGCACCTGCGGGCCATGCGGGTCGAGGATCTGCTGACCATGCGCACCGGGCACGCGGCGGACGTGACGGACGCGCTGGTCGCGGCGGGGGACAGGGACTGGGCGGCGGCGTTCCTGGCGCAGCCGGTCGAGTTCAGGCCCGGCACGCACTTCGTGTACAACAGCGGCGCGTCGTTCCTGCTGTCGGCGCTGGTGCAGCGCGTGACCGGTGGGACGCTGCTGGAGTTCCTGACGCCGCGCCTGCTGGAGCCGCTGGGGGTCCGGGGGGCACGCTGGGTGAGCAACGCGCGGGGCGTGAACCTGGGCGGGTGGGGGCTGCACCTGCGCACCGGGGACGTGGCGCGCTTCGGGCAGCTGCTGCTGAACCGGGGCACGTGGCAGGGGCAGACGCTGCTGGCCCCAGACTGGGTGGACGCGATGAGTCGCGCGCATACCCCGCCCGGCACGAACACTGGCGACGAGCTCAGTGACTGGGCGCAGGGGTACGGGTATGGGCTGTGGCGCTGCCGTCACGGCGCGTACCGGGCGGACGGCGCGTTTGGGCAGTTCTGCGTGATGATGCCGGCGCAGAACATGGTGCTGGCCGTCACGGCGGGCGTGGCGGACATGGGGCGGGTGCTGGATCACACCTGGACGCACCTGCTGGGGAACGCGCAGGAGTCTCCCCTGCCGCCCAGCGCAGCTACGGAGGTGCTGTGGGTGCGCTGCGCGGGCCTGACGCTGCCCGTCCCGGAGATCCTGACGTCGCCGCCACTGCGGGACGTGCAGGCGCACTTCACGTTCGACCCGAACGACGAGGGGTGGGAGGCCGCGACCCTGACCGTCACGGGGGAACGCGGGGCGCTGGTCCTCGAGGGGCAGGCGCCGAACACGGTCCGGTTCACGCTGAACGCCTGGGAGGAGCAGACACTGGACACCTGGGGCACCACCGTCGCCCTGACCGTCCGGGCGGGCTGGCAGGCGGACGGGACACTGGCCCTGACGCTGCTGCTGATCGAGGACGGCGCGCGCTGGGAGGTGCGCTGGCCCGCCCCCGACGCGCCCCTGACCGTGCGGTTGTGCGCCCCGCATTACGGCGAGGGCCACACGCTGAGCGCCCGAGCCTCTACCCTGGGCGCATGA
- a CDS encoding acetyl-CoA C-acetyltransferase gives MSKLVIVAAKRTPIGSFMGSLKDVSAADLGVTAAKAVLDGVNGADVADVIVGNVLQAGSGMNVGRQVGIGAGLPQDVPGLTVNRVCGSGLQAVISAAQGIRAGDGQLYLAGGTESMSRAPYLLPRAREGYRLGHAQALDSILSDGLTDVFGNYHMGITAENIAAAWNLTREEQDAFALESQTRAAAALEGNFFADELVSVEVPGRKGPTTFSADEYPRATTAEALAKLKPAFRKDGTVTAGNASGINDGAAMLLVASEEYAQAHGLPILAEIASYAAIGVDPAIMGIGPAKAVPVALTRAGMSVADVDLFELNEAFAAQSLAVMRDLNADPARVNVTGGAVALGHPIGASGARVLVTLIHQLRRLGKETGVASLCIGGGMGIAVVVRARA, from the coding sequence ATGAGCAAACTGGTGATCGTGGCGGCGAAGCGCACGCCGATCGGAAGCTTCATGGGCAGCCTCAAGGACGTCTCGGCGGCCGATCTGGGTGTCACGGCGGCGAAAGCCGTGCTGGACGGTGTCAACGGCGCGGACGTGGCGGACGTGATCGTGGGGAACGTCCTGCAGGCCGGAAGCGGCATGAACGTGGGCCGTCAGGTCGGCATCGGCGCGGGCCTCCCGCAGGACGTCCCGGGCCTGACCGTGAACCGCGTGTGCGGCAGCGGCCTCCAGGCCGTCATCAGCGCCGCGCAGGGCATCCGCGCCGGGGACGGGCAGCTGTACCTCGCGGGCGGCACCGAGAGCATGAGCCGCGCCCCGTACCTCCTCCCCCGCGCCCGCGAAGGGTACCGACTGGGGCACGCGCAGGCGCTGGACAGCATCCTCTCGGACGGCCTGACCGACGTGTTCGGGAACTACCACATGGGCATCACCGCCGAGAACATCGCCGCAGCGTGGAACCTGACGCGCGAGGAACAGGACGCCTTCGCGCTGGAAAGCCAGACCCGCGCCGCCGCCGCGCTGGAAGGGAACTTCTTCGCGGATGAACTCGTCAGCGTCGAGGTGCCCGGCCGCAAGGGCCCCACCACCTTCAGCGCCGACGAGTACCCCCGCGCCACCACCGCCGAGGCCCTCGCCAAACTGAAACCCGCCTTCAGGAAGGACGGCACCGTCACCGCCGGGAACGCCAGCGGCATCAACGACGGCGCCGCCATGCTCCTCGTCGCCAGCGAGGAGTACGCCCAGGCGCACGGCCTGCCCATCCTGGCCGAGATCGCCAGCTACGCCGCCATCGGCGTGGACCCCGCCATCATGGGCATCGGCCCCGCCAAGGCCGTCCCCGTCGCCCTGACCCGCGCCGGAATGAGCGTCGCCGACGTGGACCTGTTCGAACTGAACGAGGCCTTCGCCGCGCAGTCCCTGGCCGTCATGCGCGACCTGAACGCCGACCCCGCCCGCGTGAACGTCACGGGCGGCGCGGTCGCACTCGGGCACCCCATCGGCGCTTCCGGGGCGCGCGTGCTCGTCACGCTGATCCACCAGTTGCGCCGTCTGGGCAAGGAAACCGGCGTCGCCAGCCTGTGCATCGGCGGCGGCATGGGCATCGCCGTCGTCGTCCGCGCGCGGGCGTAA
- a CDS encoding ankyrin repeat domain-containing protein translates to MTDGAGEVVGDREAAFFLAIKTRDEALLRALVDGDAGLLGLPSPMGVSPVLFAVYYGRPDMARVLVELGAPLNVFEASALGDEAALTRELDADPALVHGVSGDGFSPLGLAAFFGHAGVAETLLSRGADVNAVSRNAMRVQPLHSAVAGGHGALARALVMAGADVNATQQGEFTPLMAAAQNGDSGLALFLRQRGADADARTADGRRAADFAREEGHAALADSLEGPLPA, encoded by the coding sequence ATGACTGACGGAGCGGGTGAGGTGGTGGGGGACCGCGAGGCGGCGTTCTTCCTGGCGATCAAGACGCGGGACGAGGCGCTGCTGCGCGCCCTGGTGGACGGGGACGCGGGGCTGCTGGGCCTGCCCAGCCCGATGGGGGTGAGTCCGGTGCTGTTCGCGGTGTACTACGGCCGTCCGGACATGGCGCGTGTGCTCGTGGAGCTGGGCGCGCCCCTGAACGTATTCGAGGCGTCGGCGCTGGGGGACGAGGCAGCCCTGACGCGCGAACTGGATGCCGACCCGGCGCTGGTGCATGGCGTGAGTGGGGACGGGTTCAGTCCGCTGGGCCTCGCGGCGTTCTTCGGGCACGCCGGGGTCGCGGAGACACTCCTGTCGCGCGGTGCGGACGTGAACGCGGTGAGCCGCAACGCGATGCGGGTGCAGCCGCTGCACTCGGCGGTGGCGGGCGGGCACGGGGCGCTGGCACGGGCGCTGGTCATGGCGGGCGCGGACGTGAACGCCACGCAGCAGGGCGAGTTCACGCCGCTGATGGCCGCCGCGCAGAACGGCGACTCGGGGCTCGCGCTGTTCCTGCGTCAGCGCGGCGCGGACGCGGACGCCCGCACGGCGGACGGTCGCCGCGCCGCGGACTTCGCGCGCGAGGAGGGGCACGCCGCGCTGGCCGACTCGCTGGAGGGGCCCCTTCCGGCGTGA